The following proteins are encoded in a genomic region of Triticum dicoccoides isolate Atlit2015 ecotype Zavitan chromosome 1B, WEW_v2.0, whole genome shotgun sequence:
- the LOC119349204 gene encoding ras-related protein Rab7-like: protein MAMAPRRRTLLKVIVLGDSGVGKTSLMNQYVNKKFSQQYKATIGADFLTKEVLIEDRLVTLQIWDTAGQERFQSLGVAFYRGADCCVLVYDVNVKRTFNTLGTWHDEFINQAGPSDPKQFPFILVGNKVDLDAGSRRVVPEKKAKDWCVSKGDIPYFETSAKDNYNVDTAFLCIAKLALEHEHDQDIYFNSVAEQGPKPEEQTSGCAC from the exons atggcgatggcgcCGAGGAGGCGGACGCTGCTCAAGGTCATCGTCCTCGGCGACAGCGG GGTCGGCAAGACGTCGCTGATGAACCA GTATGTGAACAAGAAGTTCAGCCAGCAGTACAAGGCGACCATCGGCGCCGACTTCCTCACCAAGGAGGTCCTCATCGAGGACAGGCTCGTCACCTTGCAG ATTTGGGATACGGCAGGGCAGGAGAGGTTCCAGAGCCTCGGCGTGGCCTTCTACAGGGGAGCCGACTGCTGCGTGCTAGTCTACGACGTCAATGTCAAAAGAACCTTCAATACACTCGGCACCTGGCACGACGAGTTCATCAACCAG GCCGGCCCGTCAGACCCCAAGCAATTCCCCTTCATTTTGGTCGGGAACAAGGTCGATCTGGACGCTGGAAGCAGACGAGTG GTTCCTGAGAAGAAAGCAAAAGACTGGTGCGTCTCCAAGGGCGACATTCCGTACTTCGAAACCTCGGCCAAGGACAACTACAATGTCGACACCGCTTTTctgtgcatcgccaagcttgccctggagcatgagcacgatcAAGACAT CTACTTCAATTCAGTTGCAGAACAAGGCCCTAAACCGGAAGAACAGACGAGTGGATGCGCGTGCTAG
- the LOC119349203 gene encoding probable aldehyde dehydrogenase, translating into MSRLVSRRHLAAAAALRRSPAAFASRWLHTPAFATVSPEEISGSSPAEVQNFVQGKWIKSANWNWIVDPLNGEKFIKVAEVQGSEIKPFVESLSKCPKHGLHNPLRAPERYLMYGDISTKAAHMLGQPEVLDFFAKLVQRVSPKSYQQALLEVQVSQKFLENFCGDQVRFLARSFAVPGNHVGQMSNGYRWPFGPVAIITPFNFPLEIPLLQLMGALYMGNKPVLKVDSKVSIVMEQMIRLLHECGLPAEDVDFINSDGITMNKLLLEANPKMTLFTGSSRVAEKLAADLQGRIKLEDAGFDWKILGPDVQEVDYISWVCDQDAYACSGQKCSAQSMLFMHKNWSSSGLLEKMKKLSERRKLEDLTIGPVLTVTTATMIEHMNNLLKIPGSKVLFGGEPLENHSIPEIYGAFKPTAVFVPLVEILKNGNFELVTKEIFGPFQVVTEYSEEQLDLVLEACERMNAHLTAAVVSNDKLFLQEVLGRSVNGTTYAGIRARTTGAPQNHWFGPAGDPRGAGIGTPEAIKLVWSCHREIIYDIGPLPKKWALPAAT; encoded by the exons ATGAGCCGCCTCGTTTCCCGGcggcacctcgccgccgccgcggccctccgACGATCCCCCGCCGCGTTCGCTTCCAG GTGGCTGCACACGCCGGCATTTGCGACGGTGTCCCCCGAGGAGATCTCTGGTTCAAGCCCGGCGGAAGTGCAGAATTTTG TGCAGGGAAAATGGATAAAGTCTGCTAACTGGAATTGGATAGTTGATCCTTTAAATGGCGAAAAATTTATCAAAGTTGCTGAGGTTCAGGGATCTGAAATAAAG CCATTTGTGGAGAGTTTATCTAAATGCCCAAAGCATGGACTTCACAACCCACTTAGAGCTCCAGAGAG GTATCTCATGTATGGAGATATATCTACAAAAGCTGCACACATGCTTGGTCAACCTGAG GTCTTAGATTTCTTTGCTAAGCTTGTTCAAAGGGTTTCTCCGAAGAGCTATCAACAAGCACTTTTGGAAGTTCAAGTTTCTCAAAAGTTCTTGGAGAACTTCTGTGGAGATCAG GTGCGCTTTCTGGCTCGGTCATTTGCTGTACCTGGAAATCATGTTGGACAAATGAGTAATGGCTATCGTTGGCCATTTGGCCCA GTTGCAATAATCACACCGTTCAATTTCCCATTGGAGATTCCCTTGCTGCAACTGATGGGTGCACTTTATATGGGAAATAAACCAGTCCTCAAAGTTGACAGCAAAGTTAGCATTGTGATGGAACAAATGATCAGGTTGCTTCACGAGTGTGGGTTACCTGCAGAGGACGTGGACTTCATAAATTCTGATGGTATCACAATGAACAAGCTGCTGTTGGAG GCAAATCCAAAAATGACCCTCTTTACTGGGAGCTCACGTGTGGCAGAGAAATTGGCTGCTGATTTGCAAGGCCGAATCAAGTTAGAAGATGCTGGTTTTGATTGGAAAATTCTTGGTCCAGATGTTCAAGAG GTTGATTATATTTCATGGGTTTGCGACCAGGATGCTTACGCTTGCAGCGGTCAGAAGTGCTCTGCTCAGTCTATGCTATTCATGCACAAG AACTGGTCATCTAGTGGGCTACTTGAGAAAATGAAGAAACTTTCTGAAAGAAGGAAGCTTGAAGATTTGACGATTGGCCCAGTCCTTACT gttacaacagcaaccaTGATAGAGCACATGAACAACCTTCTCAAAATACCAGGATCAAAGGTTCTGTTTGGTGGTGAACCTTTGGAGAATCACTCCATCCCAGAAATATATGGTGCTTTCAAACCGACTGCTGTATTTGTCCCACTAGTGGAGATACTTAAAAATGGTAACTTCGAGCTTGTGACAAAGGAGATATTTGGTCCTTTCCAG GTGGTTACAGAATACTCTGAGGAACAGCTTGATTTGGTATTAGAAGCCTGCGAAAGGATGAATGCGCATCTGACAGCTGCAGTAGTTTCAAACGACAAATTGTTCCTGCAG GAAGTACTCGGGAGATCGGTTAACGGGACAACATATGCTGGAATTCGAGCAAGGACCACCGGCGCCCCGCAGAACCACTG GTTTGGTCCTGCGGGTGACCCGAGAGGCGCGGGGATCGGCACTCCAGAAGCCATCAAACTCGTCTGGTCTTGCCACAGGGAGATCATATACGACATTGGTCCCCTGCCTAAGAAGTGGGCACTTCCTGCGGCTACATGA